The stretch of DNA ATAGTGCATAACTCTCCTTATCCACCTTTTATTGTCAGCCTCGTACAAATGAGCCTCATTTTTCATTACTGTGGACCTTGGAGGTACAGTGTTAAGCCTCTCTGGCCACTTGGGAATCTGTCCAATAGCATATTCTCCTTTGACAGAAGATGTCCTTGTGACACACCTCTTCAATTTGAAGTAcctgtaaaataaataaagcttaATTTCACCCTTCAAAGTAATCAATGAGAGATCTACTAACAATAACTACATTCATCCAAGTGCTATACACCTATATCAATTTCAAAGTAGACAGAGAGAGTATCAAacataataaaatgaaagataattcATAGTAGCTATACAGGAAATTACCAAGCTTGACTTGCATCATCTGAATCATCACATAATGCAAGACCAAAATCATTTTGGTGGGGGTGACACATTTTTCCTGCAGGCTTCTTCCAGATCGCAGTGTTACCATCTACAACTATCAGTTCATAGCACAATGCTCTTGCTACAGCCTGGAGATCAGACCATTCTTTATCTTGTTTAGCCCACTGAACAGGGGGGCCAGAAATGACCAAATATCCACCAGGACGAAGTAATCTATCCACTTCAATAAAATAGGTTGCATCTGCAAAGCATATTTTCTGCATTAGAGAAGCAGCAAGCCTTCATGATTCAAATATATGGAAAAGGTCAGTAGTGAAGAATAACTCACTGTAGGCTGTAAAAGGGATCAAACAGCGAGAACAATGAACTAAGTCAAATCCAAATGCAGGGAATGGCAGTCGACGAGTGCCAAGCATGGCAACGAAGGCTGGTATTCCTCTTTCCAGAGCAAATTGTATCTGTGATTTATGTGAATCTCTTGGAGCAAAAGACATGGCTAACATATTTTGAGCTAGTAAATATCCTCCAAAACTAGCAACCTGTAAAAGCAAGATATATATTTCATGTTAAACAGCAATAAAATCTAGTACGATCTCAGAAACAAAAATGGAAAACTAGCTCTTACCCCGCACCCCATGTCAAGAGCAGTCCTCATAACACCGTCACGTATAGGAATGTATTGAGCAAGCTTTTCAATATACTGCTCTGCTCCATCTGGAAACATTGTACCACCACCAGGGAATATAAAGTGTTGACCTTCACGCTTCATCCATCCCTGGTGACCTTTCCTGTCAGCAATTTTGTTGTGTGGCATGTTATCGTGCCATATCTGCAAATTTGGAAGGAGGATTGAAGAATGAGAAATAAAACTAGCTTTATTTATTTCATACTTAAAAAAACCACTTAATTCAAATATCTTTGATTTTCAAAGGAATATGTTATAACTCAAGTGAGCCTTTTATATTCCTAGGAAaaaccattttaaaaaaaagaatttaattttgatacactgtTAGTGTAAAACAGTTTTAATGTGCATTCAATCATATAACACCACCTTAGCAACAATAATTACATTGACAGCATGAATGGTTATCCAAAAGAATACATATAATTAAACAACTGTTTAAAACGTTTTATACtatagtgcatcaaaattaaactctttaaaGAATATTAATGAATTCATAATAATAGAACATATGAAGCCCTACACATTAGGGAGCTTTCTCTGTCCTAGTTACTCTAGAAACTACATAAGTTCAGTTCAACCGTCTAAATATCAGCAAGCATTTCGGTAATCATAACTCTAAGTCTCTAAATTAGATACATGCATCAAGTTCACTTCTATGGCTAAGTAGCCATGTAGCCTTAATCCTAATTTTCTAGTTCCAAACAGAAAGTATCTACGCGAAATTTTTACAAGGCTATATCATTTCGCAACACGGAATCAGCTACAAGCAAAATCAAGAACGCTGCACTAAAAATTAAACAAGCAGAGTTGAGAGCATAGAAGAACCTTATGCAAGCTCTCCGGCCAGTGAACCGGGATCCGGTACCCCTTGGGCGGCGGAATCAAGCAGAGAGGAGTATCAATATGGCGAGGGCAGTGTCGCTCTCTGTAGAAGTTCATCTCCCTACTCAGCAACCTGTTCACTCTCGGATCCTCGCAGGGCATGTGGTCTACCTCCTCCGCCGAGCACGCGTCAAGGAAGCCGCCTCCGCCACGTGGCTCCCCGTTCTCAATTGCCGAGACGAGGCGGAGGCGGTGGCGCGGGTCGGAGGAGCGGAGGAGGGTGTTGCGGCCCGATGCGGCGAGGGAGTCGCCGAAATGTGTGAAAGCCATGAGGAAGAATATAGCgacaaggaagaagaagaacaaggtTATGAGGTCGAGAAGGCGCCATTGGCGAGGGTTGATTATGGCGGTAATGAAGTTGGTGCTGCTCCGTTTTGAAGATAGAGCCATGTTTTGAGATCGGAAGTTGGGGTTTTGAAGTGTGTATGTTAAGTGTTTGACGAAAAGTGTGTGTGAGATATTAGATTTGGATCTTCGTACTCACATTCTCATACACTGTAGGATCTCATATTCTTGGCTAAGCCACTTCTGGTAAATGCTGCCATCACATGTTATNNNNNNNNNNNNNNNNNNNNNNNNNNNNNNNNNNNNNNNNNTAATGTGAACCTGCGTTGCTTCATGGTATTGGTAACGATGTAAAGAATTTTAATCTTAAATCACATTTTaagtattcaatttaaaaattagttattttagttATATCATAATAAGCTGTTTTACATTGCAAGTtcataaaagaatttaattacaTTTATTACATTAACGAAGTATTTGACTTCACCCCTATTTATTATGCCGATTATGTTACTTACATATCAAAATCagtcattaaaattaattattagtaaaaaatatatgttaaaatataaatatatataatttgtacacaaatatattagtgactaattttaatgttaattttaatgtatgaataacatttttgttattCTGATGTTGGCGAAATCGTGTTTTTAGATATAGATGTAATAAAAGTTAGGATAATTTACATAGAGCTTGTTTGAAACCAATTAccatgagaaaaaaattaatttcatttctatttaaaatttaactttatAATNNNNNNNNNNNNNNNNNNNNNNNNNNNNNNNNNNNNNNtttataatttaaaatgaatataatatattaaaagaatagaatttaaatttaaagaatGTGAGAATAGATTTgaaaatcatattatttttcgtctgatttataaatgaaaaaaatgagaatttaaatttttaaaagaatttaaatcattcatttttagttattttaaattaagaaaaaattctTAGTGAATTTTATTCCTAACATTTCAAACaagtttataaataatttaaatgcacTTCAATATTATACCAATGTcataaaacgaaaaaaatattacatatatattcGATTTTGCACATATTCTATGTAAATTGAAGCTAGTTGACTTGATTTTATACAACTTAGTGATATTTATTGTTCCgtttattgttttaaatttataaatttataaaaatataaattttttagaatttaaactaaaacacaaaaattaaatttttatttttatttattttgatttttttgatattttatttgaattcaaatggagtatttcttttttgacatttatgttttaatattttatatcaataaacTATACAAATAGTAAACTACTACTCTAGTTAAATCGAAttcaattaattcaatttacGTATATTTAGTATACTAGTAGATTAGTAGTATaatgtaaatcaaattaaattaattcgatttatataaatatataaataaaatagacatataattaaattatgtttAAGATCTCTGCATAATTTTAAATTCCAAACAATTTATTAACGTGAAATACCCTAAAATTTATATGTAAGTAAGTTTCATAACCTATGAATGCCATGTTCAATTCTATACTATAATCGATTACAAACCATTCCCTATTATTTtcacaagtaaaaaaaattgttattcaACAATTTATAAGTTCGGATTCAACAAAAAATGTGTGAATATATATATCGCATTTTTTTAACCTcaattattttgttagtttaaCCGAAAATTGTTGGATAATTTTCGgtgttaaaattgtttttcCGTTTATAGTGGTTTACGAAGAATGACATATTTAACTCTAGAATCTTACTAAAGtaatatatagagtaaaaatcTAATCTGATCCttccaaaaaaaagaaacatttttcaatcttcaacttttttattttagaataattcgatctttttattaaaacatctgttaaatagtaacaaaaattaattttgtgagaATTTTAAACTTccacaaaatattaataaatttattttgaaaatattcttttatcGGTAGTGGTTCAATGGAAAAAGACCATTATTAAAAATGATGTCACAGACAAAAAATAATTGTAGTTCAAACTACAAAgaccttttaaaaaaaaatagtatcgaacaagaaatgaaataagataacattaatattaattatatttgtattgatgatgatgatagtaGAAAAGATAATGATAGTGATAAAATATaatcacacaataaaaatagtaaagtaAAAGTGATAatgataaaagtgaaaaagataataatagtAGTGCTCttaattagttatatttttaaaaaaaatttacaagagtttaaaattttcacaaattacaaataaaattttcacaaaactaattttagttattatttaatgaatattttaacaaaaaaatttattattctataatttttctaaaatgaaAATGTTAATAACCGAACCccacccccttttttttttgtcaagggACACCTTGTGTGTGTTTGAATTACAGTTTGTAAACGGGAGtttcataaaattgattttgtaaacttgattttgatcaaaagtaagtttgtgttaaagtgatttatgtttggtaatttttgtatcaaaatagattatagtaaaataaatgttgtttggcttatactatttaaaatcacttttagataaaaaattactaaaatagacatcaacttaaaaaattttttttatattatcctattattttaatttagatatttaaatacatcttattagttaattttataataaaattaatatcttttttaatggaatcataatctatattataaaaaattacactgAAATATAGTATACgagaattaataaaaaaaattaaatatttactttatagtaattgaaacaaatctaaaagttcttgatgatctttttatataatatatttttaatatttttggtactcatttttagtatgttataattttttattattattattatttacagttaattttttgtttaatttactttacctaatagaattaataaattatattataaaaagataataacaaacataatacacaaaaatcacaattataaaagtgtataatgtcaaacaaatggttgaaaaaaataaaaataataaataatagaaaataaaattcataaatagAAATCacaagaattttataaataatacaataacatatacaaaagataaaattggtaaaaggtaaataaattattagtatCTATGGCTAAAAGCCTATTAAGAAAAAGCAGAAGCTACAAATAGTTGCTTCTTGTAAACATGGTTTTAGCAGCAAAATCACTTCTgtgttcataaaaaaaatttaccaaaCCAAAAGTTGaagcttttaaaaaatttaaacatactTCTTCCTTTCAAACGGGTTCCAAACACACCCCTTGTCGTCCGTGAAATGAAAATGAATAGAGACTGAATTTGgtctttaatatatatatatatatatactcagaaagctatttaaatttcaaataataacCTCCTACCACTCATCAGAACACTACAATCTCAACTTTGTCCAATAGCTTATCAGTTAATAACCAaatcaaaaattgaaaatgaagaTCTAGAgataaactaattaaaaatatgaagTATATACAAATCTAAGTTTGACTATTCTTGAATATAAATTCAACCCCTTGGTCCATTATTAACTGACCACTGCATACAACCATGGTTCTGTTACCATCAATTCACAATCATAGTTTCCTACTTAATGATCTAGCATTATAGTCATACTTGATAAGATTTGTTCTCAGCAACATGGACCTAACATCCCTATCAAATACCCTTCCTGTTTCAAGAACCCTTTGAAAGGTGGCATTCCTTTGATCTGCGTGCCTTGCATACAAAATTTTGTTGTGTGAATCAACTCGAGCCTGCAAAAGAGCAATGTAAATATCAGTTATGTTATAAATTGTAGGCTTTAGTGACTCAAAATCATCTTCCAAAATCGCAGTAAAACAAAAGTTAACCGGATACGATACTAGCACGTTTGGCTAACGGGTAAAAATGAGGTGGAAATTTCCATATACTAGTTTGATGTATAAAAAAAGGAGAGGAAAAACAACACATGTATCGAACTAATCCCCAATAAAATTTCTTTGAGCGAGGATAAAACCGCACCTGTATTTTTCCATATGGAACTAATCCACAGAAACTTACAACTCATTTTTACCCCTCAAAACATACACTTGAAGTTGAGGCTAATGAAGAAAGGATAAAAAATTGCACCTGTATCTGATTATCAGTTATCAAAGCCACGAGTTCTTTTTCGAGCCCAGTAATAGTCGTCTTGAAAGCACTAGCCATCATTTGCAAATCAACAGACACAAATGGGAGTGTATACTGAATGAGAGCTTTATGACGGATTTGATCATACAGTGTTTCAACGTGGTCATGCAAATGTATGTCAAGCAATAAATTCGCTTTCAGGTTCGCAAGGTACTCTAGGCATGATGCATAATGGCTGCAGAAAGAATGTGTAGATATCACTACTAACAgagagaaataaggaagaaaagaaaccaaaacaatttattaaaccaaaaacagaaagagcAAAACATCCATTCTAGATAATCAAATAAGTTAAATATTGCATGATGCAAATACAACATTCATCAATTAATTACACTAATATCAATTAGAAGAACTAGTGATCCCGGTAATACAACACAAATTCATCAATTTATTACCTCTGGCAAATATTATAGTGACCAAATCCCATATACCAAAATTGTATAATAGCAGTCTGCATTCATTCCAATCCAATCTCTTTTAGAACTTAGTTCATTTTCTCAGACAAATAGCTTAGCAGCACATAAGAAAAGCCATAAGgcatatctattatatattactaattttacaactaaaatATATCACATATCACTCCCTCAttacaattgaaatcaaatatttcCCCTCAAAATTAAAAGTTCTCCcctccttcttccttctctaTCTTTCACATTCCTTCACTCACTCTAtctcttttatatatcattatcaatgactaattacacatttcaaaatcaaaatatgcaACATGACATTCTCTAATTacattcaaataaattaaaattaaaattgaaatagaaattgAAATATAGCTATActatatattaataactaatttaataacctAAATGTGTCATATAAtactctcttattaaaattgagaatactctcttattaaaattgagaggAAATATTTCTCACTcaaattaataaactcccttCGTATATTCTCTTATCTACCTCTCtccctttttctatttctctctacccTTCCcgctctatatataatttatattttatattaataatttgacaaatcaaaatgtgtcaccaaatattttttattacaataaaaataaaattttttcttccaaaattagCAAACtgcctttctctttcttcttctttatctttctctctcttttttcttattttttctacaTTTCTGttcttcaaaaaaataaaattaatcaaaataatataactcaaataaaaaaatattattatatgcatatttttttatttagttttaaatttttactgcttatctttctaatttatatttttcactTATCTTCcgtcaaatatttattacatataatttgaagaaaatattattgttgTGATTCAAAGTTATaatcaagattcaattgtttaaaaaaaacactttgaattaattttatacctatcaatataaattttttatgctaatatctaactgtatttctatatatatagagagaaaaaatattatttttaaatagcaagCAATAAAAATTACGATCCCGCTAGGGAACCAACTAGGGGTAGCCAACTTAGAGCCAACTAGTTGAAAATAAGTCcattacaaaaacaaaaaaagaaaaccaaCCCCTGCtatcctaatttttttaatttcaaaattaaaaataaaagctatTTTTCAACTAGTTGGCTCTAAATTGGCTACACCCTAGACTTTTTCAACAAcaaattatttctatttgtgcGACAAACTTAACACCTAATCaaatgtaaaagtatacacgttaaattctttcaaattttagataacgaatgttaaaattaattattagtaaaaagttaaactctttcacatgaaaataataactaaaaattttattatttgataacGACGGGGACTTTTGTCCACTACAACTTTTTTATAATAGTTTGATTCTATAAATTTATTGTGTTGTGCCATAATCTATAATGTCAGGACAAAGCAAGCCGacgtaattttaaaagatttatatttcCGTAATGTTATTACGGGTAAAAATACTAGTATAACAATAATATTACCAAATTGTGGGACTTCATAAATCAGGTTTCAATTCAATTAAACCCGGAAACTGTGTGACCACTCTAGTCTACAATGAAAAGAGAGAGCAATGACCTACCTTGAGTAAAAATCATTTATCAGTTCCCTTACTTCAGGCACTAACTCCAAGAAATTCCTAAAGTTGATATTGTCTATAACTTTGGCCtgcaaatacaaaattaaaatcagAAAGACAATCGATATTTCACAATCGTCATTTAAAAGCATAATCATCGTAAGAGTACTTGCCTTCAACTCTGTCCGATCAAATGTTGCAAGTGCACAAAGTCCTCCGTATGTTGCAACATCTTGAGGTGCAATTACTTCGTTGTAGTGACTCCCCAGTTCTGGAGCCGTTTCTAGAAACTGCATTTGTAATGAAGGCAATTTTGCCAAAGTTATATATAGGGTAAAAGATTTTCCTTATCATTATTCAGATAATGGTTCATGAATATTGAATCCTTGGACTATTACACAGGGATTTCACTTTTGATGCAATATCCATAGCATGCACACTGTAATTCGAGGCAGAGGTGAAGAGAAAGGTTATGAGTgaatatcaattatcaatcatggTAAAAGTtgacattttttttcaaatatatataagaatgaCAGCCACTATCCATTGATTACATCCTTTCTGTGAATGTATTTTTCAGTTGCAGTTGCTTTGAATGAGGCATTTTCAACATGAGGTAACACCTCATTATTTTACCAAAATACTACCGTAAGAAGCAACAGCAAAAACACCAACATACGATGTCATCAATAAGTGGCACTAtcaataaaattctaaaaccaAAAGAAAGTGAACTTTCACCATCCAGATTGGAAAATTTTTTTCCAAGCTCCAGAACAGCTATTCTGACTCTCCTAATGCTCTCAATCCTCTGGGGCTTCACACTTATGAAGCCCAAAATTTCACCACCTCAGCTCTTCAAGGGAATTCATGATAAATTGAGTCTAAACAGAAATAAATTGACCCTCTATTTGTTCACAACAGTCAACTGGtcaaattttgtattttgtgcATTTTGTTCCCCGCGTACACCCCCAAATCTTTTTTGCACTCAATTCTAAATATCACATGATATACTGAAGTATGCGTTTTGTATCATGCAAAACTTGGGTAAACCCTGCAGAAACATATttaaaacatggtttttggggaTCTATTTAATTATCAGATTCCAGAATCTATGATATGAACAAATAAGGTAAATATCAATGCAACAAATCAAGGAGATCCTCATTGTTCCAATCTACCTTCACAATTCATATAATTTCCATAGCTCTGAATAAATGATCAGCTTTCAATGAAAGAAAAACTCTCATCACAAAAGCAGTATTAAAATCACCAAGATAATCAATACCGCAAAGAATTAACCTTTCGGGCTGCAAGCTTGTACTTCTTCGACACTAGATTCGCCAATCCTGCAGCACAACGCAGCTTTGCAGCTGTAATCTGATCAAGGGCCTCATGTGTCTGTTCTGCCTTGCTAACATAGCTGGCAACATGAGTAAACTGACCCATTTCAATGCTGACCAAAATAGCACTCATACACATATGAATAATATGCTTTGACGTAGTGCAATAATCTCTGGTTCGAACATAACTCTTAAAAGCTTCCCCCAATTGACCATGCGCATAATAAAAGTCTCCAAAATCGTTGTACCCCATTCTTATGCTTTCTTTAATCAAGTTCGtctgaaaaattgaaaatgggaaattaaagtaatagaTAAAGTGATAAAACAAAAGCCAGCTTTCATCCATAACGCTCTCAATTTAAACCTCCAAGATATCATAACTCACAAAATCGATTATTTCTAGAAGAACCGAATCCTCATACCCTATAAGCGTTGAGCTCGTTGTCGAGCTTCTCCTTCTTCTGCTCAGCCCTACGGTCCACGGTCTCACACCAAGCGACATCCATAGTGTAATCGGGTCCCAATCTCCCACCAATTTTGTTCACAACCTCCCTGAAGAGCTGCGTATTCTCTCCCTTCTTAATCTCATCGAAAGCCATGCGGAGGGCCTCCAACTGCATCGCCGAGTTGTCGCCGCCGCAGTGGTCGGCGATGAAGAGGAGGCGGGCGATCTTAGTGCGGCCGGAGTAGAGGCTGGCGTATGCCTCGATGTCGAACTGGTCGCCGCTGATGATCAGACGCCGGCTTCGCTTCTCTCCACCAACTCCTTCGGGGGAGCCGCCGTTGGCGTAGATTTCGTCGATCATGGGATTGGATGATTCGTCGTCGGCATCCATGTAGACAGTGAAGAGGGATAGAAAGGAGAAAAAGTGGAAAACCCTAAATGGGGAAGATGGGATTTGGGAATTAGGGATTTTGAGGTTTCGGGCTTTAACTCTTTCAGTGATGACTGATACGAGTGGCAGTGTTAGTGTATGTACTATGTAGTTATGCTCTGTATGCTTCAGTCTTCATGTtagttttacttttacttttactccCCATAGGTTACTTTTTGGAgttaattttttggatattgGATAAGAATTAGTATATTCCTTTAATATTGGAAGTTATgatgttttataaaattttaaaggttatAGAATTTGTACGAATTatcagattaattttttttaatttataaaaataatacacagactatatattttataatattttaatattaaattttataatatacaaACAGCATATTGTAAACACATAGACTATGGATTGCGTACAATAGTGTATTGTACTTACACACAACAGTATCAACAAAA from Arachis duranensis cultivar V14167 chromosome 4, aradu.V14167.gnm2.J7QH, whole genome shotgun sequence encodes:
- the LOC107485598 gene encoding COP9 signalosome complex subunit 1 — protein: MDADDESSNPMIDEIYANGGSPEGVGGEKRSRRLIISGDQFDIEAYASLYSGRTKIARLLFIADHCGGDNSAMQLEALRMAFDEIKKGENTQLFREVVNKIGGRLGPDYTMDVAWCETVDRRAEQKKEKLDNELNAYRTNLIKESIRMGYNDFGDFYYAHGQLGEAFKSYVRTRDYCTTSKHIIHMCMSAILVSIEMGQFTHVASYVSKAEQTHEALDQITAAKLRCAAGLANLVSKKYKLAARKFLETAPELGSHYNEVIAPQDVATYGGLCALATFDRTELKAKVIDNINFRNFLELVPEVRELINDFYSSHYASCLEYLANLKANLLLDIHLHDHVETLYDQIRHKALIQYTLPFVSVDLQMMASAFKTTITGLEKELVALITDNQIQARVDSHNKILYARHADQRNATFQRVLETGRVFDRDVRSMLLRTNLIKYDYNARSLSRKL
- the LOC107485597 gene encoding probable pectin methyltransferase QUA3, producing MALSSKRSSTNFITAIINPRQWRLLDLITLFFFFLVAIFFLMAFTHFGDSLAASGRNTLLRSSDPRHRLRLVSAIENGEPRGGGGFLDACSAEEVDHMPCEDPRVNRLLSREMNFYRERHCPRHIDTPLCLIPPPKGYRIPVHWPESLHKIWHDNMPHNKIADRKGHQGWMKREGQHFIFPGGGTMFPDGAEQYIEKLAQYIPIRDGVMRTALDMGCGVASFGGYLLAQNMLAMSFAPRDSHKSQIQFALERGIPAFVAMLGTRRLPFPAFGFDLVHCSRCLIPFTAYNATYFIEVDRLLRPGGYLVISGPPVQWAKQDKEWSDLQAVARALCYELIVVDGNTAIWKKPAGKMCHPHQNDFGLALCDDSDDASQAWYFKLKRCVTRTSSVKGEYAIGQIPKWPERLNTVPPRSTVMKNEAHLYEADNKRWIRRVMHYKKSLHIKLGTPAVRNVMDMNDKPSTLDVIYDRGLIGLYHDWCEPFSTYPRTYDLLHATNIGSLIKDPTSGESRCSLVDLMVEMDRILRPEGTVVVRDTPEVIEKVARVSEAVRWKATIYDKEPESHAQEKILVATKTFWKQ